The following is a genomic window from Candidatus Cloacimonadota bacterium.
GGAATCGTAGGCGGAAGCGAGGGAAGTAAAGCAAGGAGAATATTGATTTCAGAAGATGATTTGGACGAAATGGGATTTTGAGGGAAAATGGAGTGGTGAAATGAAAAAACTCATCCGCAAAAAATATCTTTCAAACCTTGACAGTAAGAATTCATATCCTTCAAAAAGAAAAAAGATAAATTGTAATATTAATTTCCATAATTGAGGTATAAAATGAAAAAAAATATTCTAATTGTGAATGGTCCGAATCTTAATTTTTTGGGCAGAAAAGAGATGAAACTTTATGGAGAGCAAACTCTTGCGGATTTAACCGCTCTTATTTACGACTGGCTCAGAGACAGAGGTTGGGCAGGAAAATTTTTCCAGAACAATTCCGAAGGAGCGATTATTGATTTCATTCAAACGAATTCAGAATGGGCTGATGGTATGATAATCAATCCGGCTGCTTATTCTCACACAAGCATAGCAATTTATGACTGTATTAAATCAGTGAGTTTTCCCGCAGTGGAAGTCCACCTTTCAAATATATATCACAGGGAAGAATTCAGAAGAAATTCTCTTACCGGACTCGCCTGTCAAAAAGTGATTGCCGGTCTTGGGGTTCAGGGTTATATTGAGGCGTTGGAAAATCTCGCTCAGATTTTGAGCTATTAGTAAATAATTTTAATGCAAGTAGAAGATCTGTTCGATCTGCTATTAATAAAATTTGGGCATCAGAATTGGTGGCCTGGGGAAACTCTGCCGGAAATTATTGTTGGGGCGATACTTACCCAAAATACAAACTGGAAAAATGTGGAAAAATCTATTGATAATTTGCGAAAACATGATCTTATAGATTTCTCGGCAATTTTGAAAACAGGAACTGATGAATTGGCTCAACTTATTTATTCATCGGGATATTATAACCAAAAAGCAGAGCGTCTGAAAAAAGTGGCGGAATATTTTGTTAATAGTAACGATTTGGGTAATTTGGAAACAACAAAATTCCGCGAACAGCTTCTCTCTATAAATGGAATTGGTCCGGAAACTGCAGATTCAATTTTGCTCTATGCTTTTGAGAGACCCGTTTTTGTAATTGACGCTTATACCAAAAGAATCGGACAAAGGTTAGGATTTTGGAACGAGAAAATTTCCTACGAAGAGGCTCAAAAATATTTTCAGGATCGGTTAATATCCGACGAAAAAATATTCAATGAATTCCATGCTTTATTAGTAAAATTGGGGAAAGATTTTTGCCGTAAAAAACCTTTATGTTCAAAATGTTATATCAAAAATGAATGTAACAAATTATAGAAGAGGTGAAAATGTTTGACGAAATAAACACTCACAAAAAACGCCATATCTTTATCGTATCAGATGCAACAGGCTCTACCGCAGAAACGGTTGTAAAAGCGGGTTTAAGCCAGTTCAAACAAACCTCGGTCACCCTTCACAATATTCGTTATATACGCACAAAAGAGGATATTCACAAAATCGTTTCGGAAGTTATGAGTGTGGATGGAATAATAGTCTATACTCTCGTGTCCGAGGAACTTCGTGAAGATATTAACAAGACGGGCAAAGCGGCTGCTGTTCCTACAATAGATGTTTTGGGTCCCTTGCTAACCAGACTTACTGATTATCTTGAAATTTCCCCCATGGCTGTTCCCGGATTATTTCGCCATTTGGATAAAGATTATTATGCTAGAATCGAATGTATTGATTTTGCAGTGAAGCATGATGACGGTAAAAAAGTTGAAAATCTTGCAAAAGCAGAAATTGTGCTGGTAGGGCCGAGCAGAACTTCAAAAACCCCAATAAGTATCTATCTTGCCTATCGTAATTACCGCGTGGCAAATGTTCCCATAATCCTTGGATTCGATCCCCCCTTAGAATTGCAAGAAATCAATAAAAATAGAATAATCGGACTTTTTGTTTCTCCCTCCAGATTAAAAAAAATTCGTGAAATTCGAGCAAGTCGTTATCTTCATACCGAATTAACGGACTATGTGGATTTGGGTAAAATAAGAAGTGAAATGAACTTTAGTATGAAATATTATGTGAAACATCGGTGGGATATGGTGGATGTTACTTCCAAATCCATTGAAGAAGCAGCCACTGAAATCATGAGGATAATAGGTAAGAAAAATTGACAACAAATTACAAGTTTAAATTTCATAGCTCTATGAAAATAAAAATCCCCCCCCAATATATAACAGTAATTTTCATAGTAATCGTTAGTTTGATTGCCGGATGTAGCTCGCAATTCGAGGAAGATCAGCAAACTACACAAATAGAATATGCAACCACTTGTGCAAATAATCTCCAAGAAACAATCATCACTTTCGTAGAATTTGTTGAAAATAATATAAATGATCTGGAAGATGTTTCGGCTAAAAATTTTATTGACCTCCAAGACAAATTTCCCTTTGCGGAAACATGCATTCTTTTTAGCAAATCGGGTGATATTCCAAAATATTTTCCGGATAATCTTGATGTAACAAATTTTACAAATATCTTGGCAAAAAATAAAATCTCAAAAAAATTTTCCAATTATTCATCTCCAACTCTTATGACGTTATCTCCGAGTGAAGACCTCTATTTATTGTTACCTATTGTTGATGATATGAACCTTTCCGAGCATCTTCTTTTTGTAAAAGTTAATAATGATGAATTGTTTGGAAATCTGGCAAAACAATATTTCCCTTTACCGTATCAAATGATCATCACGCTCCGAGACCATGAAGTTCTCTTTCATTCCGATCCGGAGTGGAAAGGTTCCGAATTTTCCGATCTTCCCGACGGCACACATATTCCTGCTTTTGACGACCTCTTTAAAATGATGGTTCAAAATAGCAGTGGTTATCAAACCGAATTATATAGTTACAAGGGGAAATCCGTTAGTACTCTTTTTTGCTGGGAATACTTGGAATTGTATGGTGAAAGAATTTGGGTAGTACTCACGAGAAATATTAATAAAATTAGAAAAAATGAAAATAAAGGGGTTTTTCTGCTTGCTTCTCTAAGAAGTATTGCTGTAAAAGATACACTTCTTAATGCTGTTTTAGAGAATAATATCGAAAACCAGCAGATTATTTTTGAAGATATATTTTACCAAAACCCCGAAATATATTCACTTCAATTTGCAGATTCACTCGGCACAATCATCAGTGGTTTTCCAAAAGGGAATAGTATAATCGGCTATAATTACCATTTGAAAAAAAATCTGATTCTCGATAACTCAATCAAAAATTGCCTTCAAGAATCTAAGATGCAAGCGGATACCTACAATCTTTTTGAAACGGGTGAAGCCAATCTGATCTGTTTGCCTGTGGAATTAAAAGGTGATATTTTGGGAGTGCTTATTTGCACTCAGAAGGAAAAATAACCACTGATTAAATCTGCTATTTATCAAACAAATTTTCTTGGGAAGAATTTTTCTTCCCAATTTTTTTTCCAAAATGTTCGTAAGCGAGATGAGTTACTTCTCTGCCTTTGGGAGTACGTTTTATAAATCCTTTCTGAAGGAGATACGGTTCATAAACTTCTTCGATAGTTCCCGGATCTTCACCAATTGCCATTGAAATGGTTTTTAGCCCAACCGGTCCACCTTCATAAAAATCAATTATGGTGGTAATCAACTTTTTGTCCATCTCGTCCAGACCCATTTCATCCACTTCCAACATTTCCAAGGCAAGTAAAGCAATTTTTTGTGTGATGTTTCCATCACCCTTAATCTGAGCATAATCACGCACACGACGTAAAAGTCGGTTTGCAATTCGAGGAGTTCCACGTGAACGACAAGCAAGTTCCATTGCCCCGTCTTCTTCAATCTTTACACCTAAAATATGAGCAGAGCGTTTCACTATCTGAAATATTTCATCGTGTGAATAATAATCAAGATGCAAAACCAGACCGAATCGGCTTCGGAGCGGAGCGGTAATAAGTCCGGCACGCGTGGTAGCACCAACCATTGTAAAAGGATCGAGGCTGAGATTCAAAGATCGTGCACTGGGTCCCTGATCTATGATAATCTCCAGTTTGAAATCTTCGATCGCCGGATACAAATATTCCTCCACAACATGATTGAGTCTGTGAATTTCATCAATAAAAAACACATCTTGATTATTCAAATTTGTTAGAATTCCTGCGAGATCTCCGGGTTTGTCAATTGCAGGTCCGGAACTCGTCTTGAGTTCGACTCCCAATTCGTTGGCAATAATATATGAAAGCGTAGTTTTTCCAAGTCCCGGAGGTCCGTAGAAAAGCACATGATCAATCGCTTCATTTCGCATTTTGGCTGCTTGTATAGTGATCGAAAGAATCTCTTTCAATTTATGTTGCCCGATAAAATCTGCCAATTTTTTTGGTCGTAAAGTAATATCAAAATTGGATTCATCGTTCATTACTTCCGGATCTGTTATTCTATCTGTCATTCAAAACTCCTTACCTAATAAGTTGTGTTTTAAGGCTCTTTTTCATACACTATGGGTAAAAACTTAACAAGAATCCGACGATGCACAAATTTTGTTATCAAAAATAGAACAAAGGAGCACCCTCGATGCCAGATTCATTGGGTAAGGAATTATTATAAGAGATGTTTAGTGTCAAGGGTTTTATTGCGGAGCGGACATTTAGCGGTTGCAACATAAAGATTATTGGATTTATCGCCCTCACCGGTTTCTCGTATTGTCCGGAAAACAAAATTTAGAGCAAAAGGTGGGAAATTCTAACTCACTAAATTTGATGAAGAATCACAAAACAGATAAAAATTATGGATTTTTAGGACTTAAGTTGCGTAAAAATTTTTTTTATTATCAGAATTCTTGACGAAAATTGAAATGCTGCTGAGTTGATAATAATCAATTTTGTTATTAAAATAAGGATGTGAATTATCATGAGTAAGGAAAAAACATTATGTTTGATCAAACCGGATGCAGTTAAGAAGCATGTGATTGGCGAGATTATCTCAATATTGGAAGAAAGCAATTTTGAAATTTTAAAAATGAAAATGCTAAGGATGGATAAGGAAATAGCAAGTAAATTTTATGCAGTTCATAAAGAAAAACATTTTTATAATGATTTGATTGCATTCATGACAAGCGGTAATATCGTTGCGTTAGTCCTTGAAAGAGTAAATGCAATTAAACTTTTACACAAACTATGCGGTAATACCGATTCAACAAAAGCAGCTGAAAATACGATTAGACATAAATTCGGGACAGATTATCGGGTGAATGCTGTTCACTCTTCAGATTGCCCCGATAGTGCAAACTATGAAATAAATACAATTTTTAAATAAAAAATACTGTAGGAGAAATAAAATGAAAATACTTGTTCTTAATTGTGGAAGTTCATCAATCAAATATCAATTCATTAAAACAAGCACGAAAAATGTTATGGCAAAAGGCTTGATAGAAAGGATTGGCGAAGAAATCTCATATCTTACTTATAAAACAAAAGACTATAAGAAAAAAGGAGTGCAACTCTTAGCAAAAAATCACACGCAGGCAATCGAACTTATTTTCAAAGAATTGAGGCATAAAGAACACGGTGTAATTAAAAATAGGGATGATATCGATGCTATCGGTCATAGGTTAGTTCACGGTGGTGAAGAATTTTCAGGTTCAGTAAAAATTAATGATAACGTGCTTCAAACAATGTATGATTGCGTGGAATTGGCACCTTTGCATAATCCCCACAATATTAAAGGAGTGGAAGCGTGCAAAGATATTTTACCGGGGATACCTCAATGTGGAGTCTTTGATACAGCCTTTCACACAACTCTTCCCCCAAAGGCATTTCTTTATGGAATCCCTCTGGAATATTATAGTAAACACAAAATCAGACGCTACGGATTTCATGGAACATCTCACCTGTATGTGGCTCAAAAAGCAGCAGAATATTTGAAAGGAGACTTTTCCAAAATGAAATTCATTACTTGCCATCTTGGGAATGGTGCTTCTATCACCGCGATTCGGAATGGTCAATCCATGGATACTTCTATGGGTTTCACTCCTCTTGAAGGATTACTCATGGGAACTCGCTGTGGAGATATAGATCCCGCAATTCCACTTTTTTTGCAGGATAAATTTAATATAAGTTCAAAAGAAGTGAATCATATTTTGAATAAGAAAAGCGGTATTCTCGGTCTATCCGAACTGAGTAATGACATGCGAGTTATTGAGGATGAATTTGCCGAGGGCAACGAAAAAGCAATTCTGGCTCTATCTGTTTACGCTTATAGGATCAAAAAATATATCGGTTCATATTTTGCTGTCTTAAATGGTGTTGACGCCGTGATTTTTACAGGTGGAGTTGGTGAGAAGATGCCGATATTACGAGAAATGGTGCTTAAGGATATGGAAGCAATCGGCATCGAAATAGATCATGAAAAAAATGATATAAAATCTGATGAGATATTAGATTTTACCGGAGAAGAATCCAAAGTTAAACTGCTCAAAATTCCCACGAATGAAGAACTTATGATCGCGCTTGAAACAGAAAAAATATTGAGAAAATAGCCAACACAATGGATAAAATCGTTTTATTAAAAGGCGGAATATCTGAAGAAAGAGAAGTCTCTCTTCATACTTGTTCCGCCGTTGAAAATGCTTTCAAAAGACTCGGTAAAAATTTTGAGATTGTTGATCCGTATAATTTTCTGGAAAATGGGAAAGTTAATTATAACTCCCTGATAAAGAAACTCCAAAAAATTGCTCCGACTATTGTTTTTAACGGTTTGCATGGCGGGGATGGAGAAAACGGAAATATACAGGGAATTCTAACGGCTCATAACATTTCTTTTACAGGTTCTGGAAAAAAAGCCTGTTCAATTGCAATGGATAAAATTCAAAGTAAACTTCTTGCAAAAAATTTAGGTATTCCGGTTCCCGATTTTTTGAAGTATGAAAAAGGTGATAAAATATCTGAAGATAAAATTATCAATTCTCTCGGATTACCGATTGTGATAAAACCAAATTCATCCGGTTCTTCGGTGGGAATTTCCATTGTAACAAATCGGGAAGAAATATTCCCCGCAATTGAGAAAGCAGCTGAGTTTGATGCGTGTGTTCTAATAGAAAAATTTATTCCTAATCGGGAAATCACTGTGGCAATTCTGGGACAATCTGCTTTGCCTGTGGTGGAGATAATTGCGGATAACGGCTGGTACGATTATATTCACAAATACACCAAAGGAAAAACCGTTTATGAATCACCTGCAAATATTGATGCTGAGCAATCTCTAACAGTACAAAAATATGCGGAAATGATGTTCAAGAAAATGGATTGTGCAGATTACGCCAGAGTGGATTTCCGATTTGACGGAAAGAAGTTTTATTTTTTGGAGTTGAACACTTTACCGGGTATGACGAATCTGAGTCTTGTTCCGATGGCAGCAAAAGCGATTAATGTAGGTTTTGACGATTTGATTAGAAAAATTAGTGAAAAAGATTTTAAAATGGAGTGAATATGAAAAAATTTAAATTTATCCTATTTTTTAGTTTGATTATTTTTGCAATAACAATTATTTTATCCTTTACTTCGATTTATAAAAATATTGAACTAAAATGGATTGATACAAATTTTACCATGCGTGGCGAAAAACCGATTTCCGATGATGTGGTTATCGTTGCAATTGGTGATCAAGACTTTCAGGAACTCGGGCAATGGCCATTCCCAAGAAGCTATTATGCAAAATTGATAGAAAATTTGAACAAAGCCGGTGCAAAAATAATCGCCTTTGATATTGAATTCACAGAACCCACCGTTCCCGAACAGGACGATGTTTTTGCAGAGGCAGCTGCAAAATATGATAATATCATACTTGCGGGAAAACTCGTTATGCAAACGAATGAAAATGCCAAAAATATGCGAATTTTAAAACCCCTCAAGGTATTCACAAAGCGAAATATTGACTGGGGATTAGTAGGAATTTCACAGGATGATGATAGTTTTGTTCGTCAATCTACTCTTTTTTCAAAATTTGATAATAAGGTTTATTATTCACTCGGAGTGAAGGTTCTGCAAAAATTATTAGCACTGAAATACAACGATCAACCCAATATGACGAATTCTTTCGATAAATTCGGAATCGGTCATTTTCTTTTCTCGAAATATAAAAGCAATACGGCATTCATCAATTATTACGGTCCGGCAAATACATTTCCGTATTATAGCATGGATTCAGTCGTTGACGATTCTTCGTTTACCGTAAATTCAGAAAAAGATTTGGGTGGAGAGCAGATAAATTCTTTTGATTATTATCTCAACGATCAGACATTTAAAGATAAAATTGTTCTTGTGGGTTTGATTGCCGAAGAATTACATGATATATTTCCTACTCCTTTTTACAATTTTGAAAGGGAGAAAAAGCTCACTCCCGGTGTAGAAATCCATGCAAATTTTTTGGAAATGATCCTTCATAAAAACTCAATTAATCAATTCAGTGTCCTTTATTTTCTTATTATTTTGCTAATTTTATCCTTTGCCGTTAATTCAATTTATACCTTTTTTAAGCCGGGAATTAATGCGGGGCTGTCTATCCTCTTGATCATTGCATACGGCTATTTGGTTTATTATTTGTTCGCTCAAAAAAATTTAATATTGAATATTACGGAAATTCCTTCCATGATAATCCTTGCATTTCTCGGGAATCTCGTTCGTCAATATTATTTGGAGCAGAAGCAGAAAAAATTCATAAAACAGGCTTTTACTCATTATTTAAGTCCGCAAGTTATAGATAAAATATTGAAAGATCCTTCCCAATTAAAATTGGGTGGAGAAAGAAAAGAATTGACCATATTTTTTTCAGATGTTCAGGGCTTTACTGGAATTTCCGAGCATCTAAATCCTCGCAAATTGACAAATTTATTGAACGATTATCTTTCGGATATGACAGACATAATTTTGGAAGAGGAAGGAACTTTGGATAAATATGAAGGTGATGCAATTATTGCCTTCTGGAATGCCCCTTTGGATTTATTTGATCATCCCATCAGATGTTGCTCGGCTGCTCTACGTTGCAGCAGAAAATTAGAAGAACGTCAGGCTGAATTTGAAAAAATATCCGGCTCCGTTTTCAAAGCAAGAATTGGCATTCATACCGGCGAGGTGGTCGTTGGTAATATGGGTTCAAAAAAACGATTTGATTATACAATGCTCGGGGATGCAGTGAATCTCGCCTCACGACTTGAAGGTGCCAATAAAGCATTTGGAACCTATTTCATGGTTTCGGAAGTTACATGGGAGAGGGTATCAAATAATTTCATCGGCAGAGAAATCGGCAAGATCTCGGTTGTTGGCAGAAAAGCTCCGATTACGGTTTTTGAGCCTTTGGGATTTGCCGATGAGACACTTGACGAAATATATTTATACTATAATGAAGGAATCGAATATTGCAAGCAAAAAAACTGGAAGAAAGCTCTGCAGAGTTTTAAAAAATGCAAAGATGATCCGGTTGCTGCCGTTTATAGAAAAAAATGTGAAGAATTGCTCGGGGCTGTTAATACGGACTGGGATGGGGTTTGGAATTTGACGAGTAAATGATTTTATGAAATTAAAAAAAAGTATTTCTTTACCCACTGCCTTTAGTATTGCTGCGGGTGCAATGATAAGTTCCGGTTTGTTCGTTTTACCCGGAATTGTATATGCCCAAACCGGTCCCTCGATCATTCTTGCTTACCTCGTTGCCGGTTTATTAATGCTTCCCACAATGTTTGTGCAATCCGAACTCGCTACAGCAATGCCGAAAGCCGGCGGCGCTTATGTTTATATTATGCGAATTTTGGGACCACAAACAGGTATGATCGCAGGATTTGCAAACTGGTTTTCAATTGCAATGAAAAGTGCCTTTGCACTTGTAGGTATCGGAACTTTTCTGACATTGATTATCCCTGAAACCTCAGAATTTCAGATAAGATTAATCGCTGCCGGGGCTGCTGTTTTTTTCACGGTGATAAATCTTCTGAGCACAAAACATTCCGGTAAACTTCAAACCATACTGGTATTCTTGCTCCTTTCAATTCTTGCCATATTCATCATCAGAGGATATCCCGAAGTAAACTTTTCCTTTTATAAAAACTTTTTCTCAAACGGTAGAGATGCTTTTTTTGCAGCAGTCGGGATGGTATTTATTTCATTCGGGGGATTAACAAAAATTGCCAGTATGTCAGAAGAAATTAAGAATTCGGGTAAAAATTTGCCCAGAGCAATGTTTTTAGCATTTTTCGTAATGATGCTATTTTATCTTCTCGTTATTTCGATAGTAGTTGGAATTTTGCCACACAATGATTTGATTGGTAATTTAACCCCTGTTACAACTGCTGCCAAATCCTTTGCCGGAAACATTGGAGTTTTATTTACCGCCTTTGCAGCTTTTTTGGCTTATGTGACTACCGCAAATGCCGGAATAATGGCTGCTTCTCGTACTCCTCTCGCAATGGGAAGAGACGGTTTGATTCCGGAAACTTTTACCAAACTTTCCAAAAAACACAAAACTCCCTATGTAGCGATTCTTATTACCGGTGTTTTTATTGTTGTTGCGATATTAGGTTTACGCATTACAGCTCTGGTCAAAGTAGCATCCTCTTTAATGCTATTTCTTTTCATACTGGATAATTTATCTTTACTAATTATTAGGAATATTCATTTACGAAATTACAAGCCGACTTTCAAAGCCCCACTTTTTCCGTATGTCCAAATAATCGCAATTATTTTCTATATGCTCCTCATAAACGAGATGGGCCATAAGATAATGTTTATGACCTTATTCTTTATCCTTTTAAGTCTGGGCTCTTACTTCTTTTACGCTCGTAAAAAAGATTTTTCACAATCTGCTTTGATCATACTGGCGAAAAATATTCTCAATAAGCAAATTTCAACTGATGAAGCTCATAAAAATATTGAGGAAGAATTATTTGAATTATTACAAAACAGAGAAGATATTATAGAAGATTTTTTTGATAAAACCGTAAAATCCGGAATAGCTTTCGATTTCAAAGAA
Proteins encoded in this region:
- a CDS encoding type II 3-dehydroquinate dehydratase, producing MKKNILIVNGPNLNFLGRKEMKLYGEQTLADLTALIYDWLRDRGWAGKFFQNNSEGAIIDFIQTNSEWADGMIINPAAYSHTSIAIYDCIKSVSFPAVEVHLSNIYHREEFRRNSLTGLACQKVIAGLGVQGYIEALENLAQILSY
- a CDS encoding endonuclease III domain-containing protein, with product MQVEDLFDLLLIKFGHQNWWPGETLPEIIVGAILTQNTNWKNVEKSIDNLRKHDLIDFSAILKTGTDELAQLIYSSGYYNQKAERLKKVAEYFVNSNDLGNLETTKFREQLLSINGIGPETADSILLYAFERPVFVIDAYTKRIGQRLGFWNEKISYEEAQKYFQDRLISDEKIFNEFHALLVKLGKDFCRKKPLCSKCYIKNECNKL
- a CDS encoding pyruvate, water dikinase regulatory protein, with translation MFDEINTHKKRHIFIVSDATGSTAETVVKAGLSQFKQTSVTLHNIRYIRTKEDIHKIVSEVMSVDGIIVYTLVSEELREDINKTGKAAAVPTIDVLGPLLTRLTDYLEISPMAVPGLFRHLDKDYYARIECIDFAVKHDDGKKVENLAKAEIVLVGPSRTSKTPISIYLAYRNYRVANVPIILGFDPPLELQEINKNRIIGLFVSPSRLKKIREIRASRYLHTELTDYVDLGKIRSEMNFSMKYYVKHRWDMVDVTSKSIEEAATEIMRIIGKKN
- the ruvB gene encoding Holliday junction branch migration DNA helicase RuvB; this encodes MTDRITDPEVMNDESNFDITLRPKKLADFIGQHKLKEILSITIQAAKMRNEAIDHVLFYGPPGLGKTTLSYIIANELGVELKTSSGPAIDKPGDLAGILTNLNNQDVFFIDEIHRLNHVVEEYLYPAIEDFKLEIIIDQGPSARSLNLSLDPFTMVGATTRAGLITAPLRSRFGLVLHLDYYSHDEIFQIVKRSAHILGVKIEEDGAMELACRSRGTPRIANRLLRRVRDYAQIKGDGNITQKIALLALEMLEVDEMGLDEMDKKLITTIIDFYEGGPVGLKTISMAIGEDPGTIEEVYEPYLLQKGFIKRTPKGREVTHLAYEHFGKKIGKKNSSQENLFDK
- the ndk gene encoding nucleoside-diphosphate kinase, which encodes MSKEKTLCLIKPDAVKKHVIGEIISILEESNFEILKMKMLRMDKEIASKFYAVHKEKHFYNDLIAFMTSGNIVALVLERVNAIKLLHKLCGNTDSTKAAENTIRHKFGTDYRVNAVHSSDCPDSANYEINTIFK
- a CDS encoding acetate kinase; this encodes MKILVLNCGSSSIKYQFIKTSTKNVMAKGLIERIGEEISYLTYKTKDYKKKGVQLLAKNHTQAIELIFKELRHKEHGVIKNRDDIDAIGHRLVHGGEEFSGSVKINDNVLQTMYDCVELAPLHNPHNIKGVEACKDILPGIPQCGVFDTAFHTTLPPKAFLYGIPLEYYSKHKIRRYGFHGTSHLYVAQKAAEYLKGDFSKMKFITCHLGNGASITAIRNGQSMDTSMGFTPLEGLLMGTRCGDIDPAIPLFLQDKFNISSKEVNHILNKKSGILGLSELSNDMRVIEDEFAEGNEKAILALSVYAYRIKKYIGSYFAVLNGVDAVIFTGGVGEKMPILREMVLKDMEAIGIEIDHEKNDIKSDEILDFTGEESKVKLLKIPTNEELMIALETEKILRK
- a CDS encoding D-alanine--D-alanine ligase; the protein is MDKIVLLKGGISEEREVSLHTCSAVENAFKRLGKNFEIVDPYNFLENGKVNYNSLIKKLQKIAPTIVFNGLHGGDGENGNIQGILTAHNISFTGSGKKACSIAMDKIQSKLLAKNLGIPVPDFLKYEKGDKISEDKIINSLGLPIVIKPNSSGSSVGISIVTNREEIFPAIEKAAEFDACVLIEKFIPNREITVAILGQSALPVVEIIADNGWYDYIHKYTKGKTVYESPANIDAEQSLTVQKYAEMMFKKMDCADYARVDFRFDGKKFYFLELNTLPGMTNLSLVPMAAKAINVGFDDLIRKISEKDFKME
- a CDS encoding adenylate/guanylate cyclase domain-containing protein, whose translation is MKKFKFILFFSLIIFAITIILSFTSIYKNIELKWIDTNFTMRGEKPISDDVVIVAIGDQDFQELGQWPFPRSYYAKLIENLNKAGAKIIAFDIEFTEPTVPEQDDVFAEAAAKYDNIILAGKLVMQTNENAKNMRILKPLKVFTKRNIDWGLVGISQDDDSFVRQSTLFSKFDNKVYYSLGVKVLQKLLALKYNDQPNMTNSFDKFGIGHFLFSKYKSNTAFINYYGPANTFPYYSMDSVVDDSSFTVNSEKDLGGEQINSFDYYLNDQTFKDKIVLVGLIAEELHDIFPTPFYNFEREKKLTPGVEIHANFLEMILHKNSINQFSVLYFLIILLILSFAVNSIYTFFKPGINAGLSILLIIAYGYLVYYLFAQKNLILNITEIPSMIILAFLGNLVRQYYLEQKQKKFIKQAFTHYLSPQVIDKILKDPSQLKLGGERKELTIFFSDVQGFTGISEHLNPRKLTNLLNDYLSDMTDIILEEEGTLDKYEGDAIIAFWNAPLDLFDHPIRCCSAALRCSRKLEERQAEFEKISGSVFKARIGIHTGEVVVGNMGSKKRFDYTMLGDAVNLASRLEGANKAFGTYFMVSEVTWERVSNNFIGREIGKISVVGRKAPITVFEPLGFADETLDEIYLYYNEGIEYCKQKNWKKALQSFKKCKDDPVAAVYRKKCEELLGAVNTDWDGVWNLTSK
- a CDS encoding amino acid permease, whose translation is MKLKKSISLPTAFSIAAGAMISSGLFVLPGIVYAQTGPSIILAYLVAGLLMLPTMFVQSELATAMPKAGGAYVYIMRILGPQTGMIAGFANWFSIAMKSAFALVGIGTFLTLIIPETSEFQIRLIAAGAAVFFTVINLLSTKHSGKLQTILVFLLLSILAIFIIRGYPEVNFSFYKNFFSNGRDAFFAAVGMVFISFGGLTKIASMSEEIKNSGKNLPRAMFLAFFVMMLFYLLVISIVVGILPHNDLIGNLTPVTTAAKSFAGNIGVLFTAFAAFLAYVTTANAGIMAASRTPLAMGRDGLIPETFTKLSKKHKTPYVAILITGVFIVVAILGLRITALVKVASSLMLFLFILDNLSLLIIRNIHLRNYKPTFKAPLFPYVQIIAIIFYMLLINEMGHKIMFMTLFFILLSLGSYFFYARKKDFSQSALIILAKNILNKQISTDEAHKNIEEELFELLQNREDIIEDFFDKTVKSGIAFDFKEKIEKQEFLEKVSDGLANRLDLSSDKILKELIKREKSSSTNITSGLAIPHIIIPGKGLFEIALARLQQGIRWEKNNKPVRAVFLLIGTLDMREHHLKALMAVAQLI